The region ATTTTTACgaatattttcgatgaaaatagtATTAACATTTGTTCCTTAGGTCATATCGATTTAGTAACGCCACGTCTAATTATAAATACAAATGAATAAACCTCATTATTTGATCCTTAAAATTTCGATGAAGAGGATCTAGTAAAAAAAGTATACGAATCGACGGAACGTCTTCTATCGGAAGAAACAGAAGCGGGAAGGAGAAATAAAAGTGAGAGGGCGGAGGTCCACGCGTACGTTGACACGGCCCTGCGCTCCGAGGCTAAGAAGGGGGCCCGGTGTTTCTTTCGTAACGTATTTATTCGAACCCTACGATCTACAAAAGGCCTGAGGAGGAGAGGTAACTATCCCTCCCTCGAAATTAAAGTGTTTCCCAAGCCAAGGGTCCGAATGGCTCAACCACGCGAGGCGTTGGGAAACTTGCTCGGGTTACTACAGCGGATTAAATATCGATGATCACGAATACTTCTGGTCTCTCGGCGTCCGGCCGATCGAGTATTTGCATTGCTGAGTAGGTGATAGCCTTTACTTCTGTACCCTGAGGATGCTTTCCCAGCGTGAATTCTTCTCCTATTGCCGTTGCCTTGATCTTGAAGTTCTCTCGATCCATTTCAGTGATCTTGACTTTCTGccgacaagaaaaaaattcttgttcttattgttattattatcaaatttatctCCTAATCGTAGCTCCTTTCATCggtgaatatttgaaaaaaattgctgattgaatattatatgtattttttttttacaaacgtATCTACGTCCATGTTACCCAAGAGACAGATTACAATCTTGACGAATGTAGGTAGTTGTGAATGTAAACTATCTACCGTGGCGAGTCTCAACGTACCTACTAGGCGTCATGTGCAACGTAAAGTGGAGACACATGTTGTACATTTTCAAGTATACTCAAATAACGGCCGGAATGGACTGTGTACAGGGTGTGTCATTGTTCCCTTCCGGTAATACTGCACCGCGTACACATGTTTAGGTATACTTTtggtgtacgtatatattaggatagatatatttatttttaaccaaaaaaccGTGCAAAGTAATATCGATTTTGAATCTCGGCATCATTTCTTCCGTCCATTTATATACAAGCGTGGAATCTTTTCCGTTTCGAACGACAATTGTGCGTTTGAAGGTTAGCGAGATATTTGGACGTTCCAAGAACGGCGGTTAGCGACTAAATTCCGGGTAAACAAAATAAACGCACACACTTTGGGAATGATGAAACGCTCTGCACTGAACATAAAAAGCAGTTCATCCAAGAAATGAAATAGCAGGCTGTGGAGGTCGTCTCCCTCGGCTTCCACGTGGTGCACCTCCGTCATTTCTACTCGGTCCAAATCCGTCATGTAACCGAACATGGCCATAGCGCATTGTTCAAATGCCTCCTGCAAACTCTCTCCCCACGCATGCAatctataaaatattaaattcttTCTATACTCTAACCTCCTGGGTATTCTTTACAGGTTTTACGCGCATATCTATGCATCATGTACGTCTATGTGCTACAAAATTACCAGAAGTTGTCGCAAAATTTGATGATCGTATCGTTCGTTTGGTTATTCCCAGCAAATTATTTTATCCCGTTATGCGTactttcattttaattttttttttttttcatcttctcaaAACGACCAATTGGGTATACGGAATAACACGAGTATATAGATCGCATtctatttcgaattttatttttttcgatgacGTAGTGTTGTTACAATGTCGTTTTAACACAAAGTCAAACGTATAAATGGCAGAGAACTATCAGAACAGAATATACCTACTCGGGATTTTTGTACATAGATATGCATACGCGcggtgatcaatttttatttttcaacaacttaCTGCACATCAGCCGTGTGGTCCAAATCTGtaacaaaatttggaaaatattgtttcataACTGTGATTGCCATGCTCCTAAACTGCGGTAacttttccctctttttttttcttatctcgcGTAATAGGCGAAAATAATTGCGTGATCGAGATAAGATCGTccataataattcaaatttttaacgataGTAAATCTGTGGTTCGTTTTTTCGTAATAATGGtcggagaatgaaaattttatgcgaAAATATGGGTTTCTGGTAAGTTTTTAGAAACCCGTTCGTTTTCCCGCCAAATCTTGCGTTCGGGTCGGCTGATGTACACtgtgtgcatgtatatatGAGCTCACGCTTGCCGGCCTGATCCGGCGTACAATAATTGTGAAATTACGGGTTGTTGACACGACGTAAAGGAATATGAAAAAGCGTTATACTAATATTCTTACATTCGTATTTGATTGGCGGAATCGCTAGGTCTTCTGCTGATAAATCTTCCATCGTAGCTCTCACAGCTGATTACCCACGTGAAGACGCTAATCAGCTGTTCCTCCGTCTGTTTGCCTGACAGACCAGAGTGGCGAGTCATCAATGGTTATccagtttgaaaatatgaagTCTCAGGATCAGAGGACGCCACCGTACAGCATCCGTTGGATGCTTGGAGTATTGTTGTGCGGTGCGTGGCAGCACCAAGCGGCACAAATCATCATACCGACGTCTAAACCTCACAACTAACTTCTCATCGTTGCCGTAGTACCATCACACTGCATGGTTGAACCGCGGGCTAATTCGAATTCACACTAAAAGTA is a window of Neodiprion pinetum isolate iyNeoPine1 chromosome 4, iyNeoPine1.2, whole genome shotgun sequence DNA encoding:
- the Archease gene encoding protein archease-like isoform X1 encodes the protein MTRHSGLSGKQTEEQLISVFTWVISCESYDGRFISRRPSDSANQIRILHAWGESLQEAFEQCAMAMFGYMTDLDRVEMTEVHHVEAEGDDLHSLLFHFLDELLFMFSAERFIIPKKVKITEMDRENFKIKATAIGEEFTLGKHPQGTEVKAITYSAMQILDRPDAERPEVFVIIDI
- the Archease gene encoding protein archease-like isoform X2 produces the protein MEDLSAEDLAIPPIKYEYLDHTADVQLHAWGESLQEAFEQCAMAMFGYMTDLDRVEMTEVHHVEAEGDDLHSLLFHFLDELLFMFSAERFIIPKKVKITEMDRENFKIKATAIGEEFTLGKHPQGTEVKAITYSAMQILDRPDAERPEVFVIIDI